A section of the Subtercola frigoramans genome encodes:
- a CDS encoding SDR family NAD(P)-dependent oxidoreductase, giving the protein MSGRVEGRSILVTGGGSGMGRVVSIALAKEGAGVTIVDLNADAAKAVADEIVAAGGKAVSIAGNVTERADVAKAVETAVEAFGKLDVLFAIAGMIKPQKFLEITEDNFRLTLDVNALGTLICQQEAAKQMIKQGHGGKLILTSSIAGRQGYGNFGSYCVSKFGVIALNQSAANALAEHHITSNAFAPGVVDTPLWKKLDEDLVEIGASAKVGQAWDEFSGANLIGRKGVAEDVIGTALFLASSDSDYMTGQVMMIDGGMVLV; this is encoded by the coding sequence ATGTCAGGTCGCGTAGAAGGTCGCAGCATCCTCGTCACAGGTGGCGGCAGCGGAATGGGCCGAGTCGTGAGCATCGCCCTCGCCAAGGAAGGTGCAGGTGTGACGATCGTCGACCTGAACGCCGACGCCGCCAAGGCGGTAGCTGACGAGATCGTCGCCGCGGGCGGCAAGGCTGTTTCGATCGCTGGCAACGTGACTGAGCGTGCAGACGTCGCGAAAGCCGTCGAGACCGCTGTAGAGGCGTTCGGCAAGCTCGACGTGCTGTTCGCGATCGCAGGCATGATCAAGCCACAGAAGTTCCTCGAGATCACCGAGGACAATTTCCGCCTGACGCTCGACGTCAACGCTCTCGGCACACTCATCTGCCAGCAGGAGGCCGCCAAACAGATGATCAAGCAGGGTCACGGCGGAAAGCTCATCCTCACGTCATCGATCGCCGGCCGCCAGGGATACGGCAACTTCGGTTCGTACTGCGTCAGCAAGTTCGGCGTGATCGCGCTCAACCAGTCGGCAGCAAACGCGCTGGCCGAACACCACATCACCTCGAACGCGTTCGCGCCGGGCGTCGTCGACACCCCCTTGTGGAAGAAGCTCGACGAAGACCTCGTCGAGATCGGCGCATCCGCCAAGGTCGGCCAGGCGTGGGACGAGTTCTCCGGCGCCAACCTGATCGGGCGCAAGGGTGTCGCGGAAGACGTCATCGGTACGGCCCTGTTCCTCGCATCATCCGACTCGGACTACATGACCGGCCAGGTCATGATGATCGACGGCGGAATGGTGCTCGTCTAA
- a CDS encoding ABC transporter permease, producing MNPVFSWFKRYLLQFVVLIAVIISMYALYPNFHVEASLERLIPLGVIAAGLAVTMIAGEFDLSIASMAALAGALTVVFSGLGLIVAVVIAIIGCTLLGMLQGWAIAKLGINSLVFTVGTLILIRGLTWLVCGGLAISVDDIFASDIFQVKFLFLSPLSASALVVIIGLGIFLARTRWGRELYALGSSRHEAIAAGVNYKRGMIVAFGISAGCGAVGGALTSALSGSAAPDALESMLVTGLAAVLVGGISLSGGRGTMVNVFLGFAIIAVLASGLAGMGSKAFVSQLFTGIFLLAIVLIDYGIRRISEQNKRGRQRKLAEVTA from the coding sequence ATGAATCCTGTATTTTCCTGGTTCAAGCGGTACCTGCTCCAGTTCGTGGTTCTGATCGCGGTAATCATCTCGATGTACGCGCTCTACCCGAACTTCCATGTCGAAGCGTCTCTCGAACGTCTCATTCCACTCGGTGTCATCGCCGCAGGGCTCGCTGTCACCATGATTGCCGGTGAATTCGACCTCTCCATCGCCTCGATGGCGGCGCTTGCAGGCGCGCTCACAGTCGTCTTCTCGGGTCTCGGCCTGATCGTGGCCGTCGTGATCGCGATCATCGGCTGCACCCTCCTCGGAATGCTGCAGGGCTGGGCGATCGCGAAGCTGGGCATCAACTCCCTCGTCTTCACCGTGGGCACGCTCATCCTCATCCGAGGGCTGACGTGGCTCGTGTGCGGTGGCCTGGCGATCAGTGTCGACGACATCTTCGCCTCTGACATCTTCCAGGTGAAGTTCCTCTTCCTCTCTCCCTTGTCCGCATCAGCCCTGGTTGTCATCATCGGGCTCGGCATTTTCCTCGCTCGAACCAGGTGGGGACGCGAGCTCTACGCACTGGGAAGCTCACGACACGAGGCGATCGCAGCCGGTGTGAACTACAAGCGCGGGATGATCGTCGCCTTCGGCATCTCGGCCGGGTGTGGCGCCGTCGGTGGCGCCCTGACCAGCGCCCTCTCCGGCTCAGCAGCACCCGATGCACTGGAATCGATGCTGGTCACCGGCCTCGCTGCTGTTCTCGTCGGCGGAATCAGCCTCTCCGGCGGCCGCGGCACCATGGTGAACGTCTTCCTCGGCTTCGCGATCATCGCCGTGCTGGCCTCCGGCCTCGCAGGCATGGGATCGAAGGCCTTTGTCTCGCAGTTGTTCACTGGCATCTTCCTGCTGGCCATCGTGCTCATCGACTACGGCATCAGGCGCATCTCCGAACAGAACAAGCGAGGCCGACAACGCAAGCTCGCCGAAGTCACGGCCTGA
- a CDS encoding ABC transporter permease, with translation MTTTLQPTPTGFQERAGQRRAINGIRNSALPILIAAVYVGASIFVPQFLTFETIRAILLATSITGIIAVGMTAVTLSGNFFSLAVTASTVFSGVIYLWVGSATGNIFVAALAAIVVALVLGLIQGYIVGLGLNPVVVTLAAGAIIYGSTAILTKGEVVAAADNSMGRFATFAIFGVPLPVFIFIGFTAVAWFLTEHTLIGRNLHLLGANKATARNSGISATGTTIWAFLAFSVGIGVAAILQVSQTLQIQADNFPELTMNVVAAVLVGGTAITGGDGSPVKSAIGALFIATITQIMVLSGIPQGTRYFVLGLVVVALVITLHLLRKASR, from the coding sequence ATGACGACAACACTACAGCCAACCCCAACCGGCTTCCAGGAACGTGCGGGCCAGCGCCGGGCGATCAACGGGATCAGGAACTCGGCTCTGCCGATCCTCATCGCGGCGGTGTACGTGGGAGCGAGTATCTTCGTTCCCCAGTTCCTCACCTTTGAGACGATCAGGGCGATCCTGCTCGCGACGTCGATCACAGGGATCATCGCGGTCGGAATGACGGCCGTCACTCTCTCGGGCAACTTCTTCTCGCTCGCCGTGACAGCCAGCACCGTCTTCTCTGGCGTCATCTACCTCTGGGTGGGCAGCGCAACCGGGAACATCTTCGTGGCCGCCCTCGCCGCGATCGTTGTCGCCCTGGTACTCGGTCTCATCCAGGGTTACATCGTCGGACTGGGCCTGAATCCCGTGGTCGTGACTCTGGCGGCCGGCGCGATAATCTACGGATCGACGGCCATCCTCACCAAGGGCGAGGTGGTGGCAGCAGCAGACAACAGCATGGGTCGCTTTGCCACCTTCGCCATCTTCGGCGTACCCCTTCCTGTCTTCATCTTCATCGGCTTCACCGCCGTCGCATGGTTCCTGACCGAACACACCCTCATCGGCCGCAACCTGCATCTGCTCGGCGCGAACAAGGCGACGGCGAGAAACAGCGGGATCTCTGCCACCGGCACGACCATCTGGGCGTTCCTCGCGTTCTCGGTCGGCATCGGCGTCGCGGCCATCCTCCAGGTGTCGCAGACCCTGCAGATCCAGGCGGACAACTTCCCCGAACTCACGATGAACGTCGTGGCCGCTGTTCTGGTGGGCGGCACGGCGATCACCGGCGGTGACGGCTCGCCCGTCAAGTCCGCGATCGGCGCGCTGTTCATTGCAACGATCACCCAGATCATGGTGCTGTCGGGAATCCCCCAAGGCACACGCTACTTCGTGCTCGGCCTCGTCGTCGTCGCCCTTGTCATCACGCTTCACCTCTTGCGAAAGGCTTCCCGATGA
- a CDS encoding sugar ABC transporter ATP-binding protein: MNETIPFRLEAKGISKSYGAISALDDVNLALKPGEVVALLGENGAGKSTIVKIISGLIVPDSGTITIDGEEVVLPTVNASQAAGIAVVQQEFSTVGTLTVAENLVLGQRGASWWWSPSKLNSAARAILERVGLENLDPNTPVENLTVAEMQLVEIARVLAKDAKIVIFDEPTAALSDAEIVRVLRVVKRLAAEGRSVIYVTHRLPEVFEIADQVVIFRNGKSQPSRNVSDLTVDMVVALMIGRELGHLYPEKSPSIGEVVLETNGLKIAGMRSEVNLQVRRGEILGLTGQLGSGTAEIMQAIAGNADVLAGTVELEGSPIDLRGRRRGIVIGIAYCSPDRKKDGIFAGVSIKRNLSSPWLRRVSRVGFVSRKQEMDEATRSAANFAIDLARMQTPVGNLSGGNQQKVAVGKWLGIRPRVLLVEEPTRGVDVGARAEIYAQLRRLCDSGVGIIVSSSDTNEILGLSDTIATYYRGAQTSSKSASEWTEPELVREVMHRED; encoded by the coding sequence ATGAACGAGACCATTCCGTTCCGACTTGAAGCAAAAGGCATATCGAAGTCGTACGGGGCCATCAGCGCTCTCGATGACGTGAACCTCGCTCTGAAGCCCGGAGAGGTTGTGGCCCTGCTCGGCGAGAACGGTGCAGGCAAGAGCACGATCGTCAAGATCATCTCCGGCCTGATCGTTCCCGACAGCGGCACGATCACGATCGACGGCGAAGAGGTCGTTCTTCCCACAGTGAACGCATCACAGGCAGCCGGCATAGCCGTGGTGCAACAGGAATTCAGCACCGTCGGCACGCTCACGGTGGCAGAGAACCTGGTTCTGGGCCAGCGAGGAGCCTCCTGGTGGTGGAGTCCGAGCAAGCTCAACAGTGCCGCAAGAGCCATTCTCGAGCGAGTCGGGTTGGAAAACCTCGACCCCAACACCCCGGTCGAGAACCTGACCGTTGCAGAGATGCAACTGGTCGAGATCGCCCGCGTCCTGGCCAAAGACGCAAAGATCGTCATCTTCGACGAACCCACAGCCGCGCTCTCCGACGCAGAGATCGTGCGCGTTCTCCGCGTCGTCAAGCGACTCGCAGCCGAAGGCCGCAGCGTCATCTACGTGACCCACCGTCTCCCCGAAGTCTTCGAGATCGCCGACCAGGTGGTCATCTTCCGAAATGGCAAGAGCCAGCCTTCGCGAAACGTGTCCGACCTCACTGTCGACATGGTCGTTGCATTGATGATCGGCCGCGAACTCGGGCACCTCTATCCCGAGAAGTCTCCGAGTATCGGCGAGGTCGTCCTTGAGACGAATGGCCTCAAGATCGCAGGCATGCGATCTGAAGTCAATCTGCAGGTCCGGCGCGGGGAAATCCTCGGGCTCACCGGCCAGCTCGGCTCTGGCACCGCAGAAATCATGCAGGCCATCGCAGGCAACGCCGATGTGTTGGCCGGCACAGTCGAACTCGAAGGTTCACCGATCGACCTCCGCGGACGCCGCCGTGGCATCGTCATCGGCATCGCCTACTGCTCCCCCGACCGGAAGAAAGACGGCATCTTCGCAGGCGTCTCGATCAAACGGAACCTCTCCTCCCCCTGGCTCCGTCGCGTCTCACGCGTGGGATTCGTCAGCCGCAAGCAGGAGATGGACGAAGCGACGCGCAGTGCAGCCAACTTCGCCATCGACCTCGCCCGCATGCAGACCCCAGTCGGCAACCTCTCTGGTGGAAACCAGCAGAAGGTCGCGGTCGGCAAGTGGCTGGGTATCCGACCCCGTGTCCTGCTCGTCGAAGAGCCCACACGAGGGGTGGATGTCGGCGCACGCGCCGAGATCTACGCCCAACTCCGTCGCCTGTGCGACAGCGGCGTCGGAATCATCGTCAGTTCATCTGACACCAACGAAATCCTGGGCCTCTCCGACACGATTGCCACGTATTACCGAGGAGCACAGACGTCGAGCAAATCAGCATCCGAATGGACAGAGCCAGAGCTCGTCCGTGAAGTCATGCACCGTGAGGACTGA
- a CDS encoding substrate-binding domain-containing protein — MRTRKLLSWQTVAAAALITGLTVATAGCSTGGSSSSSTAAAGSGSGTLDGKGALIKIFMPSTSNVYLAAAAKAAAAEAKTLGYTSSIIENNFSQTEEDQQVQEWLATGEKAAAVLIWPASAKNATASIRALSKVAPVLQWNQLIDPAADPFIKIGYAGVSDLGIGDQAGKDTLAQIDTLTKAGYKFHGPGGLPNVLEISLGSGDYAAGEDRHTAFMKVTDGKINYLGREGAANFDAQGAFTAASTAIPKYLSAGIDIIYVQTNDMGNGVVQAAEQNGLKPGTDVFLMTGTSSGSTANLRSGKITTAVLQSPVIEGTLIVDNTAQYLATGSVTAGTVTIASDEAKPKLEMTPPTRTTYMMNPSVTAANIDSFKIWGFDFQALMGDAATN, encoded by the coding sequence ATGCGCACTCGGAAACTCTTGAGTTGGCAGACAGTGGCAGCTGCCGCCCTCATCACCGGCCTCACGGTCGCAACCGCAGGCTGCAGCACGGGCGGATCGTCAAGCTCGAGCACTGCAGCAGCGGGCTCGGGTTCAGGCACCCTCGACGGAAAGGGCGCGCTCATCAAGATCTTCATGCCCTCGACGTCGAACGTCTACCTGGCTGCCGCAGCAAAGGCTGCTGCAGCAGAAGCGAAGACCCTCGGCTACACCTCGAGCATCATCGAGAACAACTTCAGCCAGACCGAAGAAGACCAGCAGGTGCAGGAGTGGCTCGCCACCGGCGAGAAGGCTGCCGCTGTGCTGATCTGGCCGGCTTCCGCAAAGAATGCCACAGCATCCATTCGCGCGCTCTCCAAGGTCGCACCGGTTCTGCAGTGGAACCAGCTGATCGACCCCGCAGCAGACCCCTTCATCAAGATCGGGTACGCGGGCGTCTCCGACCTCGGAATCGGCGACCAGGCCGGTAAGGACACCCTGGCCCAGATCGACACCCTGACGAAGGCCGGCTACAAGTTCCACGGCCCCGGCGGACTGCCGAACGTTCTCGAGATCTCGCTCGGATCTGGCGACTACGCCGCTGGTGAAGACCGCCACACGGCCTTCATGAAGGTCACCGACGGCAAGATCAACTACCTCGGTCGTGAGGGCGCTGCGAACTTCGACGCCCAGGGAGCCTTCACTGCTGCCAGCACCGCGATTCCGAAGTACCTCTCGGCCGGTATCGACATCATCTACGTGCAGACCAACGACATGGGTAACGGTGTTGTGCAGGCTGCTGAACAGAACGGTCTCAAGCCGGGCACCGACGTCTTCCTCATGACGGGAACGTCATCAGGGTCGACCGCGAACCTGCGTTCGGGCAAGATCACGACGGCTGTTCTGCAGTCGCCGGTCATTGAAGGAACGCTGATCGTCGACAACACGGCTCAGTACCTCGCCACGGGCTCGGTCACGGCCGGAACCGTCACGATTGCGTCTGACGAAGCCAAGCCCAAGCTCGAGATGACGCCCCCCACCCGCACCACGTACATGATGAACCCGAGCGTGACCGCTGCCAACATCGACAGCTTCAAGATCTGGGGTTTCGACTTCCAGGCACTGATGGGTGACGCCGCAACAAACTGA
- a CDS encoding 2,3-butanediol dehydrogenase, protein MKATRFYGKEDIRTEQIPEPELLPGSVKIKVEWTGICGTDLHEFEEGAIFCPKPGHPHPLTGETTPVVLGHELAGVIAGLGEGVTGLTVGERVALEPYILCGECEYCLGGEQYNLCPKAGYYGLSGWGGGFAEYVVVNNPAMVHPLGELSTEVGALVEPLSVAHHAVRRSGAKAGDTAVVFGAGPIGIFVTLILKAIGVETIYNVEISTIRKEKVLSAGSTRVIDPTAEDVVATIRELTGGRGTDVAFECVAASPALQAAMDSTRSGGTVVNVSIWSHNADVNLFGLTMRELNLVGTSAYANDHAAVIKLLQEGRIENVEQYITGRISVEDVVELGFKQLIHNKEENVKIIVHP, encoded by the coding sequence ATGAAAGCAACACGCTTCTACGGCAAAGAGGACATCCGCACCGAACAGATCCCGGAGCCGGAACTGCTTCCGGGGAGCGTGAAGATCAAGGTCGAATGGACCGGAATCTGTGGCACCGACCTCCACGAGTTCGAAGAAGGCGCAATCTTCTGCCCTAAGCCCGGGCATCCACACCCACTGACCGGTGAAACGACCCCCGTTGTTCTGGGACACGAGCTTGCCGGAGTGATCGCTGGCCTCGGCGAGGGCGTGACCGGGCTCACGGTCGGCGAACGAGTCGCCCTCGAGCCCTACATCCTGTGTGGCGAGTGCGAATACTGCCTCGGCGGCGAGCAGTACAACCTCTGCCCGAAAGCCGGATACTACGGTCTCTCCGGCTGGGGCGGTGGTTTCGCAGAGTACGTCGTGGTGAACAACCCAGCAATGGTGCACCCGCTGGGTGAGCTCTCGACCGAGGTCGGCGCGCTGGTCGAGCCGCTCTCCGTGGCGCACCACGCCGTTCGGCGTTCTGGGGCAAAGGCCGGGGACACGGCTGTCGTGTTCGGCGCTGGCCCAATCGGCATCTTCGTGACCCTGATCCTCAAGGCAATCGGTGTCGAGACGATCTACAACGTCGAGATCTCGACTATCCGCAAGGAGAAGGTTCTCTCAGCCGGCTCGACGCGCGTCATCGACCCCACAGCTGAAGACGTGGTCGCGACCATCCGCGAGCTCACCGGCGGCCGGGGAACCGACGTTGCCTTCGAGTGCGTCGCTGCCTCACCGGCCCTCCAGGCGGCAATGGACTCCACCCGCAGCGGCGGAACGGTCGTGAATGTCTCCATCTGGAGCCACAACGCCGACGTCAACCTCTTCGGCCTCACCATGCGCGAACTCAACCTCGTCGGAACGAGCGCCTACGCGAACGATCACGCTGCCGTCATCAAACTCCTGCAGGAAGGGCGTATCGAGAACGTCGAACAGTACATCACCGGCCGCATCTCGGTTGAGGATGTCGTCGAGCTGGGCTTCAAGCAGCTCATCCACAACAAAGAAGAGAACGTCAAGATCATCGTTCACCCGTAG
- a CDS encoding helix-turn-helix domain-containing protein, which produces MAYSSSWERFVETESVNGVRLPIAASWARSVESNPLEPSIEVHREPDRDDVLLRAARGVLDSVEEALASTTTWVSLADSNGIVIYEWSSTSSLHHRLENASVIKGTLLEEHAVGTNGVGLALATGASSRVRGAEHLNPAWHDLVCVAAPLVHPLSREVIGIANITALVAEENQHVKIALNSLTSGIQDSFASGLRTRHQRLLDAHLRVTRATPLMVITLDGHTMIAENSTELAGFDRDLIWSLIERTGASATQLTLPSGQRVRLFPVDNTDISAGCSLVFGAPIGAHTDRYRLHDAKWRSLGPIEQSERDVIVSVLREVEGNKSIAADRLQISRGTLYERLRRYGLEEI; this is translated from the coding sequence ATGGCGTATTCCAGCAGCTGGGAAAGGTTCGTCGAAACCGAATCCGTGAACGGCGTCCGGCTCCCGATTGCTGCTTCGTGGGCACGGTCAGTCGAGTCGAACCCGCTCGAACCATCGATCGAGGTACACCGCGAACCAGACCGAGACGACGTGCTGCTCCGCGCGGCACGCGGAGTACTCGACAGTGTGGAAGAAGCGCTCGCCAGCACCACCACCTGGGTCTCCCTGGCGGATTCGAACGGCATCGTCATCTACGAGTGGTCGTCGACTTCGAGCCTTCATCACCGACTCGAGAACGCGTCTGTCATCAAAGGCACGCTCCTGGAGGAGCATGCGGTAGGAACGAACGGAGTCGGACTGGCCCTGGCCACCGGGGCCTCCTCTCGAGTCAGGGGAGCGGAGCACCTGAATCCCGCCTGGCACGACCTCGTCTGTGTCGCAGCCCCCCTCGTACATCCGCTGTCGCGCGAAGTGATCGGTATCGCCAACATCACAGCGCTTGTCGCTGAAGAGAACCAGCACGTGAAAATCGCGTTGAACTCCCTGACCTCGGGCATTCAGGATTCGTTCGCCTCAGGCCTTCGAACGCGGCACCAACGACTGCTCGATGCTCATCTCCGAGTGACGAGGGCGACTCCTCTGATGGTGATCACCCTCGATGGCCACACCATGATCGCTGAGAACTCCACGGAACTCGCCGGGTTCGACCGCGACCTGATCTGGAGCCTCATCGAGCGCACCGGGGCCTCCGCCACCCAGCTCACACTCCCGAGTGGTCAGCGGGTGCGACTCTTTCCGGTCGATAACACCGACATTTCGGCGGGTTGCTCGCTCGTGTTCGGGGCACCGATCGGCGCCCACACCGATCGCTACCGTCTGCATGATGCAAAATGGCGTTCACTCGGGCCCATCGAACAATCCGAGCGGGATGTCATCGTCTCTGTACTCAGAGAGGTCGAGGGGAACAAATCGATCGCTGCAGACCGGCTGCAGATCTCGCGAGGAACGCTCTACGAGCGCCTCAGGCGTTATGGCTTGGAAGAGATCTGA
- a CDS encoding helix-turn-helix domain-containing protein: MNSAVSWESFVRELDARNTAPNALVQAKDRGTDSLELSPFELSQELMRSAHDVLRSTEDALADTTTWLAVADASGVITYEWASNSHVKNLMSRADVEAGADLTETHAGANGVGTALARRSRTLVKGSEHYNESWHPFACGASPIIHPVTKTMMGVVNITCLVAEQNQHLKITLNSMVAGIQHGLLARSRTRHQRLLDAHLRVRQQSRGPVVTLDAFTMIVEDDLGALIDRQSIWELIESVGPLATELSLPSGQRLQLIPVVRGRLSEGCSLVFEPGRRVAELVGAGGLAAIEVQKGRRERLGPLEQAEFEVILAALHSTGGNKSEAAAKLQISRGTLYERLRRYGL, from the coding sequence ATGAACAGTGCGGTCAGCTGGGAATCATTCGTCAGGGAGCTTGACGCCAGAAACACTGCACCAAACGCTTTGGTGCAGGCGAAGGATCGCGGCACCGATTCTCTGGAGCTGAGCCCGTTCGAGTTGAGCCAGGAGCTGATGCGCTCTGCCCACGATGTGCTTCGTTCGACAGAAGACGCCCTCGCCGATACGACGACGTGGCTGGCCGTTGCCGATGCCTCTGGCGTCATCACGTACGAATGGGCCTCGAATTCCCACGTGAAGAACCTCATGTCGCGCGCCGATGTCGAGGCTGGAGCCGATCTCACCGAGACGCATGCTGGTGCGAACGGCGTCGGTACCGCGCTTGCCAGACGGAGCCGCACTCTGGTGAAGGGCTCCGAACACTACAACGAGAGTTGGCATCCGTTCGCGTGCGGCGCCAGCCCGATCATCCACCCAGTGACAAAGACCATGATGGGCGTGGTGAACATCACCTGCCTCGTTGCGGAGCAGAACCAGCACCTCAAGATCACGCTCAACTCGATGGTCGCCGGCATTCAGCACGGCTTGCTTGCGAGATCGCGCACCCGGCACCAGCGTCTGCTCGATGCGCACCTGCGCGTACGGCAACAATCCCGGGGGCCTGTCGTGACCCTCGATGCGTTTACCATGATCGTCGAAGACGACCTGGGCGCACTGATCGACCGCCAGTCCATCTGGGAACTGATCGAGAGCGTCGGGCCGCTGGCGACCGAACTCTCACTGCCTTCGGGGCAACGACTGCAACTGATCCCCGTCGTGCGGGGTCGACTCTCAGAGGGCTGCTCGCTGGTCTTCGAACCCGGCCGCAGGGTTGCAGAGCTTGTCGGGGCAGGCGGGCTCGCCGCAATCGAAGTCCAGAAGGGTCGCCGCGAGCGGCTGGGTCCACTCGAACAGGCCGAGTTCGAGGTCATCCTCGCCGCACTGCATTCGACCGGCGGCAACAAGTCAGAAGCAGCAGCCAAGCTGCAGATCTCGCGAGGAACGCTCTACGAGCGTCTTCGACGCTACGGCCTCTGA
- a CDS encoding LLM class flavin-dependent oxidoreductase produces MKIGLFGMPLHPPTRNRGEVYVEDAERVILADKLGFEEVFIGEHVSCTTEPIPAPMMFLASLISRTKNIKLGTGVLALPNHHPALVAAEAAMFDHLSNGRFLMGIGPGGLASDMELFDVLDGQIRNEKMMESIDIILDLWKTDPPYAVKTKHYEFGIGATVIPELGVGTIGKPLQQPHPPIFSTAMSPFSGSVKTAVERGWAPMTANFCPQFVVQSHWQKYVEGCESIGVEATGDEWRVSRNMVIASTDAEAKDRVFDPNGGNYYYFSYLWEVLKAANYTAVMKQDPSTPDEDLTVDDLIESMVIYGSPDTVTEKLQAFRESTGPFGTLLLSMMDGSGVNEERERETMTLLANEVAPRFQGQPALA; encoded by the coding sequence ATGAAAATCGGTCTGTTCGGAATGCCGCTGCACCCGCCGACGCGGAATCGCGGAGAAGTTTATGTAGAGGATGCGGAGAGAGTCATCCTGGCTGACAAGCTGGGGTTCGAGGAGGTCTTCATCGGGGAGCACGTCTCCTGCACGACGGAGCCCATCCCCGCGCCGATGATGTTCCTCGCGTCGCTCATCAGCCGTACGAAGAACATCAAGCTCGGCACCGGAGTGCTTGCGCTGCCCAACCACCACCCAGCCCTCGTCGCGGCCGAAGCTGCGATGTTCGACCACCTGAGCAACGGGCGATTCCTGATGGGTATCGGTCCGGGCGGTCTTGCCAGCGACATGGAGCTCTTCGATGTGCTCGATGGCCAGATCCGCAATGAGAAGATGATGGAGTCGATCGACATCATCCTCGACCTCTGGAAGACCGACCCTCCCTATGCGGTCAAGACGAAGCACTACGAATTCGGAATCGGCGCAACTGTGATTCCTGAGCTGGGCGTAGGCACCATCGGTAAGCCGCTCCAGCAGCCGCACCCACCGATCTTCTCGACCGCTATGTCGCCGTTCTCGGGCAGCGTCAAGACCGCTGTCGAGCGTGGCTGGGCGCCGATGACCGCCAACTTCTGCCCACAGTTCGTGGTTCAGAGCCACTGGCAGAAGTACGTCGAAGGCTGCGAGTCAATCGGCGTAGAGGCGACCGGTGACGAGTGGCGCGTGTCGCGCAACATGGTCATCGCCAGCACCGACGCCGAGGCGAAGGACAGGGTCTTCGACCCCAATGGTGGTAACTACTACTACTTCTCGTACCTCTGGGAAGTCCTGAAGGCGGCAAACTACACCGCGGTCATGAAGCAGGACCCCTCGACTCCAGACGAAGACCTCACCGTCGACGACCTGATCGAGAGCATGGTCATCTACGGCTCGCCCGACACGGTGACTGAGAAGCTGCAGGCGTTCCGTGAGTCCACGGGTCCGTTCGGCACCCTGCTCCTGTCGATGATGGATGGCAGTGGCGTCAACGAGGAGCGCGAGCGCGAGACGATGACTCTTCTTGCGAACGAGGTAGCTCCTCGCTTCCAGGGACAGCCCGCCCTGGCCTAG